A section of the Solea solea chromosome 17, fSolSol10.1, whole genome shotgun sequence genome encodes:
- the LOC131443128 gene encoding protein c-Fos-like has protein sequence MMFTGFNAECDSSSRCSTASPSADTVGYYPSPAGSYSSMGSPQSQDFTDLTASSASFIPTVTAISTSPDLQWMVQPLISSVAPSNRAHPYSSSQSPAYTRPAMRSAASKGHGSTKRGRAEQISHEEDEKRRVRRERNKQAAAKCRNRRRELTDTLQAETDQLEDEKSNLQNDIANLMKEKERLEFILAAHQPICKIPSELDTDFPMVSISPPQSCLTTGVSSSTQTSITSITSGQPTFTSTSNSIFSSSSISSSSILPTATVSNSTVKLADLDASVLEESLDLMAKTEMATARSVPEVDLSNSLYTVQDWEPLHNSANTGDFEPLCTPVVTCTPSCTTYTSSFVFSFPEAETFPTCGVAHRRGSSSNDQSSDSLSSPTLLAL, from the exons ATGATGTTCACCGGCTTCAACGCGGAGTGTGATTCCTCCTCCCGCTGCAGCACCGCGTCCCCGTCCGCGGACACTGTGGGATATTACCCGTCACCAGCAGGCTCTTACTCCAGCATGGGCTCTCCTCAGTCTCAG GATTTCACAGACCTGACAGCATCAAGTGCCTCATTCATCCCCACTGTCACGGCCATCTCCACAAGCCCAGACCTGCAGTGGATGGTCCAGCCTCTCATCTCCTCGGTGGCCCCCTCTAACAGAGCTCATCCCTACAGCTCCAGCCAGAGTCCTGCCTACACCAGACCAGCCATGAGGTCCGCAGCATCCAAGGGTCACGGCTCAACCAAGAGAGGCAGAGCAGAACAG attTCACACGAGGAGGACGAGAAGAGAAGGGTTCGCAGGGAGAGGAATAAGCAGGCTGCAGCAAAATGCCGCAACAGGAGGCGAGAGCTTACAGACACTCTACAAGCT GAAACTGATCAGCTGGAGGATGAGAAGTCCAACCTTCAGAATGATATTGCCAATCTtatgaaggagaaggagaggctgGAGTTCATTCTGGCTGCCCATCAGCCCATCTGCAAAATCCCCTCAGAGCTGGACACAGACTTCCCTATGGTCTCCATCTCTCCTCCCCAGTCCTGCCTCACCACTGGGGTGTCTTCCTCAACACAGACCTCCATCACCTCAATCACTTCAGGGCAGCCAACATTCACCTCAACCTCCAACTCCAtcttctccagcagcagcatcagcagcagctccatcCTGCCCACTGCCACCGTCTCCAACAGCACGGTCAAGTTGGCGGATCTGGACGCCTCAGTCCTGGAGGAATCTCTGGACCTGATGGCAAAGACCGAGATGGCGACGGCGCGGTCGGTGCCCGAGGTCGACTTGTCCAACTCTCTGTACACGGTGCAGGACTGGGAGCCGCTTCACAACTCGGCCAATACTGGCGACTTTGAGCCCCTGTGCACGCCCGTGGTGACCTGCACCCCTTCCTGCACCACCTACACCTCTTCATTTGTGTTCAGCTTCCCTGAGGCGGAGACCTTCCCCACTTGTGGCGTCGCCCACaggagaggaagcagcagcaatGACCAGTCCTCCGACTCCCTCAGCTCACCCACCCTGCTGGCCCTCTAA